In Paralichthys olivaceus isolate ysfri-2021 chromosome 13, ASM2471397v2, whole genome shotgun sequence, the following are encoded in one genomic region:
- the LOC109633528 gene encoding solute carrier family 45 member 4-like isoform X1 yields the protein MVPFKSNQMIMEGEAEEREGSDLPEKRKPKDDEEESEQEVEGRHVQIPLHRWVMHGAVMFGREFCYAMETALVTPVLLQIGLPEQYYSLTWFLSPILGLLLTPLIGSASDRCTLRWGRRRPFILALCVGVLLGVALFLNGSLIGLSIGDSPNNQPIGIVLTVLGVVVLDFSADASEGPIRAYLLDVADTEEQDMALNIHAFSAGLGGAVGYMLGGLDWTGTALGQAFKSQEQVLFLFAGIIFIISVTLHMLSIPERLFTTSNLLRVTGSGESTSQLSFRPVCHIPPFLDVIAEEDASAQATSQENNESDQEEIEMDFLTVERVRSKSDSVLAMPVAAIDLDPDLHPDAQLFLPEMHHFIPERQGKLEYAFKSSDNSIWTSSPPGGSSALTDVMVLEPTYPELNDTTNCPCSLLQSNSGYEGLYHRQQVKAANGINTCVSSPDHTNTEKGHASSKPGTRLLSTSVSSRPHRHTFYRQPSFTFSYYGRVGSQRYRLRRMATSSHRPITTSRSLNDLSDLQQHPDRRVLQLSASSLSSEGSSSEGGPDRGTTVRLLWLSMLKMPRQLWRLCICHLLTWFSYIAEAVFYTDFMGQVIFHGDPTAPANSTELQNYHRGVQMGCWGLVVYAATAAVCSAILQKYLDNFDLSIKVVYIVGTLGFSIGTAIMAIFPNVYVAMVMISSMGIISMSISYCPYALLGQYHEIKEYIHHSPANTRRGFGIDCAILSCQVYISQILVASALGAVVEAVGSVRVIPVVASGGSFLGFLTACFLVIYPDMEPSSSQQDKGLADLSGESEQNGERTSDQTVALLNLTDQNGLQKKENHSVA from the exons gtcTTCCTGAGCAATATTACAGTTTAACCTGGTTCCTCAGTCCTATACTCGGTCTTCTCCTCACACCCTTGATCGGCTCAGCCAGTGACCGATGCACTCTACGATGGGGCAGAAGACGGCCATTCATTCTGGccttgtgtgtgggtgtgctgCTGGGAGTGGCACTGTTTTTAAATGGATCATTAATAG GCCTTTCCATTGGtgacagccccaacaaccagcCAATTGGCATCGTCCTTACTGTATTAGGTGTGGTGGTGTTGGACTTCAGTGCTGATGCCTCTGAGGGACCAATCAGAGCTTACCTTCTTGATGTTGCTGACACTGAGGAGCAGGATATGGCCCTGAATATTCATGCGTTCTCTGCTG GGCTCGGTGGAGCAGTGGGCTACATGTTGGGTGGTCTGGACTGGACTGGCACAGCTCTGGGCCAAGCATTTAAGTCACAGGAACAGGTTCTTTTCCTGTTTGCGGGCATCATCTTCATTATCTCGGTCACGCTGCACATGCTCAGTATCCCAGAGCGACTTTTCACTACATCCAACCTGCTTAGAGTCACAGGAAGTGGGGAGTCTACCAGCCAGTTGTCTTTCAGGCCCGTTTGCCACATTCCACCTTTCCTTGATGTGATTGCAGAGGAGGATGCTTCAGCTCAAGCCACATCCCAGGAGAACAATGAATCAGACCAGGAGGAAATCGAAATGGATTTCCTAACTGTGGAAAGAGTGCGAAGTAAAAGCGACTCAGTCTTAGCCATGCCAGTGGCTGCGATTGACCTGGATCCTGACCTTCACCCAGATGCGCAGCTTTTCCTGCCAGAGATGCATCACTTTATACCAGAGCGTCAGGGAAAACTAGAATATGCTTTCAAGTCATCAGACAACAGTATTTGGACGTCGTCTCCGCCTGGTGGATCATCCGCCCTGACTGATGTGATGGTCTTAGAACCAACATACCCTGAGCTAAATGATACAACAAACTGTCCTTGTTCTCTCCTTCAGAGCAATTCTGGCTATGAGGGCTTATATCACCGACAG CAGGTCAAGGCTGCCAATGGTATCAATACTTGCGTATCCTCTCCTGATCACACCAATACAGAGAAAGGCCACGCCTCCAGTAAACCCGGGACCCGCCTCTTGAGCACATCAGTTTCATCAAGGCCCCACCGACACACCTTTTACAGACAA CCTTCCTTTACCTTCTCCTACTACGGACGAGTGGGATCGCAGCGCTATCGACTTCGACGGATGGCAACTTCGAGCCATCGGCCAATCACCACTTCCCGTAGTCTGAACGATCTGAGCGATCTCCAGCAGCACCCAGACAGGAGAGTGTTGCAGCTATCGGCCAGCAGTCTGTCATCTGAGGGCTCAAGCAGTGAGGGAGGACCGGACAGGGGAACAACTGTTCGACTGCTGTGGTTGTCCATGTTGaag ATGCCAAGGCAGCTGTGGAGATTGTGCATATGTCACCTCCTCACATGGTTCTCCTATATAGCTGAAGCTGTGTTTTATACTGATTTCATGGGGCAAGTCATCTTCCACGGAGACCCCACG GCACCAGCCAATTCCACAGAGCTACAGAATTATCACAGAGGAGTACAGATGGGCTGCTGGGGACTGGTGGTCTACGCTGCTACTGCTGCCGTCTGCTCTG CCATCCTTCAGAAGTACCTGGATAATTTTGATCTGAGCATCAAGGTCGTATACATCGTTGGTACTCTGGGATTTTCGATAG GAACAGCAATAATGGCGATCTTCCCTAATGTCTATGTTGCAATGGTCATGATCAGCAGCATGGGCATCATCTCCATGAGTATCTCCTACTGTCCCTATGCCTTACTGGGGCAGTATCACGAAATTAAAGAG TACATTCACCACAGCCCAGCGAACACTCGAAGAGGTTTTGGTATTGACTGCGCCATCTTGTCCTGCCAG GTCTATATCAGCCAGATTTTGGTTGCATCGGCCCTGGGAGCTGTGGTGGAGGCAGTTGGCAGCGTGCGTGTCATTCCTGTAGTGGCCTCTGGTGGCTCCTTCCTTGGCTTCCTTACAGCCTGTTTCCTTGTTATTTATCCCGATATGGAGCCCAGCAGCTCGCAGCAGGACAAGGGTTTGGCAGATTTGTCTGGAGAATCAGAACAGAATGGAGAAAGGACCAGTGATCAGACAGTGGCTCTGCTGAACCTCACAGACCAAAACGGTTTGCAGAAGAAAGAGAATCATTCTGTTGCCTAA
- the LOC109633528 gene encoding solute carrier family 45 member 4-like isoform X2, which produces MVPFKSNQMIMEGEAEEREGSDLPEKRKPKDDEEESEQEVEGRHVQIPLHRWVMHGAVMFGREFCYAMETALVTPVLLQIGLPEQYYSLTWFLSPILGLLLTPLIGSASDRCTLRWGRRRPFILALCVGVLLGVALFLNGSLIGLSIGDSPNNQPIGIVLTVLGVVVLDFSADASEGPIRAYLLDVADTEEQDMALNIHAFSAGLGGAVGYMLGGLDWTGTALGQAFKSQEQVLFLFAGIIFIISVTLHMLSIPERLFTTSNLLRVTGSGESTSQLSFRPVCHIPPFLDVIAEEDASAQATSQENNESDQEEIEMDFLTVERVRSKSDSVLAMPVAAIDLDPDLHPDAQLFLPEMHHFIPERQGKLEYAFKSSDNSIWTSSPPGGSSALTDVMVLEPTYPELNDTTNCPCSLLQSNSGYEGLYHRQVKAANGINTCVSSPDHTNTEKGHASSKPGTRLLSTSVSSRPHRHTFYRQPSFTFSYYGRVGSQRYRLRRMATSSHRPITTSRSLNDLSDLQQHPDRRVLQLSASSLSSEGSSSEGGPDRGTTVRLLWLSMLKMPRQLWRLCICHLLTWFSYIAEAVFYTDFMGQVIFHGDPTAPANSTELQNYHRGVQMGCWGLVVYAATAAVCSAILQKYLDNFDLSIKVVYIVGTLGFSIGTAIMAIFPNVYVAMVMISSMGIISMSISYCPYALLGQYHEIKEYIHHSPANTRRGFGIDCAILSCQVYISQILVASALGAVVEAVGSVRVIPVVASGGSFLGFLTACFLVIYPDMEPSSSQQDKGLADLSGESEQNGERTSDQTVALLNLTDQNGLQKKENHSVA; this is translated from the exons gtcTTCCTGAGCAATATTACAGTTTAACCTGGTTCCTCAGTCCTATACTCGGTCTTCTCCTCACACCCTTGATCGGCTCAGCCAGTGACCGATGCACTCTACGATGGGGCAGAAGACGGCCATTCATTCTGGccttgtgtgtgggtgtgctgCTGGGAGTGGCACTGTTTTTAAATGGATCATTAATAG GCCTTTCCATTGGtgacagccccaacaaccagcCAATTGGCATCGTCCTTACTGTATTAGGTGTGGTGGTGTTGGACTTCAGTGCTGATGCCTCTGAGGGACCAATCAGAGCTTACCTTCTTGATGTTGCTGACACTGAGGAGCAGGATATGGCCCTGAATATTCATGCGTTCTCTGCTG GGCTCGGTGGAGCAGTGGGCTACATGTTGGGTGGTCTGGACTGGACTGGCACAGCTCTGGGCCAAGCATTTAAGTCACAGGAACAGGTTCTTTTCCTGTTTGCGGGCATCATCTTCATTATCTCGGTCACGCTGCACATGCTCAGTATCCCAGAGCGACTTTTCACTACATCCAACCTGCTTAGAGTCACAGGAAGTGGGGAGTCTACCAGCCAGTTGTCTTTCAGGCCCGTTTGCCACATTCCACCTTTCCTTGATGTGATTGCAGAGGAGGATGCTTCAGCTCAAGCCACATCCCAGGAGAACAATGAATCAGACCAGGAGGAAATCGAAATGGATTTCCTAACTGTGGAAAGAGTGCGAAGTAAAAGCGACTCAGTCTTAGCCATGCCAGTGGCTGCGATTGACCTGGATCCTGACCTTCACCCAGATGCGCAGCTTTTCCTGCCAGAGATGCATCACTTTATACCAGAGCGTCAGGGAAAACTAGAATATGCTTTCAAGTCATCAGACAACAGTATTTGGACGTCGTCTCCGCCTGGTGGATCATCCGCCCTGACTGATGTGATGGTCTTAGAACCAACATACCCTGAGCTAAATGATACAACAAACTGTCCTTGTTCTCTCCTTCAGAGCAATTCTGGCTATGAGGGCTTATATCACCGACAG GTCAAGGCTGCCAATGGTATCAATACTTGCGTATCCTCTCCTGATCACACCAATACAGAGAAAGGCCACGCCTCCAGTAAACCCGGGACCCGCCTCTTGAGCACATCAGTTTCATCAAGGCCCCACCGACACACCTTTTACAGACAA CCTTCCTTTACCTTCTCCTACTACGGACGAGTGGGATCGCAGCGCTATCGACTTCGACGGATGGCAACTTCGAGCCATCGGCCAATCACCACTTCCCGTAGTCTGAACGATCTGAGCGATCTCCAGCAGCACCCAGACAGGAGAGTGTTGCAGCTATCGGCCAGCAGTCTGTCATCTGAGGGCTCAAGCAGTGAGGGAGGACCGGACAGGGGAACAACTGTTCGACTGCTGTGGTTGTCCATGTTGaag ATGCCAAGGCAGCTGTGGAGATTGTGCATATGTCACCTCCTCACATGGTTCTCCTATATAGCTGAAGCTGTGTTTTATACTGATTTCATGGGGCAAGTCATCTTCCACGGAGACCCCACG GCACCAGCCAATTCCACAGAGCTACAGAATTATCACAGAGGAGTACAGATGGGCTGCTGGGGACTGGTGGTCTACGCTGCTACTGCTGCCGTCTGCTCTG CCATCCTTCAGAAGTACCTGGATAATTTTGATCTGAGCATCAAGGTCGTATACATCGTTGGTACTCTGGGATTTTCGATAG GAACAGCAATAATGGCGATCTTCCCTAATGTCTATGTTGCAATGGTCATGATCAGCAGCATGGGCATCATCTCCATGAGTATCTCCTACTGTCCCTATGCCTTACTGGGGCAGTATCACGAAATTAAAGAG TACATTCACCACAGCCCAGCGAACACTCGAAGAGGTTTTGGTATTGACTGCGCCATCTTGTCCTGCCAG GTCTATATCAGCCAGATTTTGGTTGCATCGGCCCTGGGAGCTGTGGTGGAGGCAGTTGGCAGCGTGCGTGTCATTCCTGTAGTGGCCTCTGGTGGCTCCTTCCTTGGCTTCCTTACAGCCTGTTTCCTTGTTATTTATCCCGATATGGAGCCCAGCAGCTCGCAGCAGGACAAGGGTTTGGCAGATTTGTCTGGAGAATCAGAACAGAATGGAGAAAGGACCAGTGATCAGACAGTGGCTCTGCTGAACCTCACAGACCAAAACGGTTTGCAGAAGAAAGAGAATCATTCTGTTGCCTAA